A stretch of the Coleofasciculus sp. FACHB-1120 genome encodes the following:
- a CDS encoding iron uptake porin has translation MSKIVWNTLNLGSAVLVVSLLVAHSTLASETSASEKGSAKIAPTVQAADPVQPADTVLPDTVLPVEEYSQTSEATVKETAFPHSGTSPRLDVADTTPVFQEPRSKAVGARVPLPESESFHFNVADSTPVAQMPVTGTPSLEKTTELEQNQYTNEVGTTDSMDQVTNVSQLEDVEPTDWAYEALRSLVERYGCIAGYPDGTFRGNRALSRYEFAAGMNACLLQIEKLIAASSADFVTKEDLATLQRLIDEFGAELATLRTRVDNLEGRTAFLESHQFSTTTKLAGEAIFAVADAFGGIGDDVNTVFHDRVRLNLLTSFTGKDRLRTRLQVGNAVPLLGLGGSAANPNSFNGSIAAAQRTNEGRFTYDGSNGNENNNDVFLDVLDYRFPVGDKLTVTLTAANGLHHYYADTVNPYFEAYGGGNNSLSRFAERNPIYRIGPLGAGVGFNYKISNALKLDLGYLSNTGNNPGDDNGLFNGNYSGLAQLVFGTNRFKVGFTYIHAYDDGGNNAPRFAMGGTGTGLANLNPATLAAATTGGLTQAQLSRPVSSNSYGLEASFQLTPQFVLNGWVGKTDARLIGLGDADIWNFALGLALPDFGKKGNLLGIIAGAEPTLRGLNVPGPENFERDFAYHIEGFYKYQMTNNISITPGIIWLTSPNQNRDNDDIIIGTIRTTFTF, from the coding sequence GGTTCTGGTTGTATCCTTGCTAGTTGCCCATAGTACGCTGGCATCGGAGACGTCTGCCTCTGAGAAGGGAAGCGCTAAGATTGCTCCCACCGTGCAAGCGGCTGATCCAGTTCAACCGGCTGATACAGTGCTACCAGATACAGTGCTACCAGTTGAGGAGTATAGTCAGACGTCTGAGGCAACAGTAAAGGAAACTGCTTTTCCGCACTCAGGCACCAGTCCCCGTTTAGATGTTGCAGACACTACGCCTGTTTTTCAAGAGCCGAGAAGTAAAGCCGTAGGGGCAAGGGTTCCCCTCCCTGAGTCAGAGAGTTTCCATTTCAATGTGGCAGATAGTACGCCAGTCGCGCAGATGCCCGTTACTGGCACTCCCTCCCTAGAGAAAACTACTGAATTAGAACAAAACCAATACACCAACGAAGTCGGTACGACCGACTCAATGGATCAAGTCACCAACGTGTCGCAGTTGGAGGATGTAGAACCAACCGATTGGGCTTACGAAGCACTGCGAAGTCTGGTAGAACGCTATGGTTGTATCGCCGGATATCCCGATGGCACCTTCCGGGGCAATCGGGCACTGTCGCGTTATGAATTTGCTGCCGGGATGAACGCTTGTTTGCTGCAAATCGAAAAATTGATTGCAGCAAGTTCGGCTGACTTTGTTACCAAAGAAGATTTAGCGACGCTACAGCGGCTAATTGATGAATTTGGGGCAGAATTAGCCACCTTAAGAACGCGAGTAGATAACTTAGAAGGTCGCACAGCTTTTCTGGAAAGCCATCAATTTTCTACGACGACCAAGCTAGCGGGTGAAGCCATCTTCGCTGTTGCTGACGCCTTTGGCGGAATTGGCGACGACGTAAATACCGTCTTTCACGATCGCGTGCGGCTTAACTTGCTGACCAGCTTCACTGGCAAAGATCGCTTGAGAACTCGCCTACAGGTCGGAAATGCTGTACCCCTTTTAGGGTTAGGAGGGTCAGCGGCAAACCCCAATTCATTCAATGGAAGTATCGCAGCGGCTCAACGAACCAATGAGGGGCGCTTCACCTATGACGGCTCCAATGGTAACGAGAACAACAACGATGTCTTCTTGGATGTCTTGGATTACCGTTTTCCTGTTGGCGACAAGCTAACTGTTACCCTGACTGCCGCGAATGGACTGCATCACTATTACGCTGACACGGTTAACCCGTATTTTGAAGCCTATGGTGGCGGCAACAATTCCCTATCCCGCTTTGCCGAACGCAACCCCATTTATCGGATTGGACCTTTGGGTGCTGGTGTCGGCTTTAACTACAAGATCAGCAACGCTCTGAAGTTGGACTTGGGTTATCTCTCCAACACAGGGAACAATCCCGGAGATGACAACGGGCTTTTTAATGGTAACTACTCAGGTTTGGCACAGTTAGTTTTTGGTACTAACAGATTTAAGGTTGGATTCACTTACATTCACGCCTATGATGATGGCGGCAATAATGCTCCCCGCTTTGCGATGGGTGGTACTGGCACTGGTCTTGCCAATTTGAATCCAGCGACGCTAGCTGCTGCGACTACAGGTGGTCTAACCCAAGCTCAGTTGAGCAGACCCGTTTCGAGCAACTCTTACGGGTTAGAGGCTTCCTTCCAATTAACCCCTCAATTTGTTCTAAATGGCTGGGTGGGCAAAACTGATGCTCGTTTGATTGGCTTAGGCGATGCCGACATTTGGAACTTTGCCCTTGGTCTTGCCTTACCGGATTTTGGTAAGAAAGGCAATCTGCTTGGCATTATCGCTGGAGCCGAACCAACGCTCAGAGGTCTGAATGTTCCTGGTCCAGAAAACTTCGAGCGTGATTTTGCCTATCACATTGAAGGCTTCTATAAGTATCAGATGACAAATAACATCTCAATTACTCCGGGCATTATCTGGCTGACATCTCCTAACCAAAACAGAGATAATGATGACATAATCATTGGTACGATTAGAACAACGTTTACCTTTTAA
- the pstS gene encoding phosphate ABC transporter substrate-binding protein PstS, translating to MRSKPRAFLIPAIALSLSVAACQSPNTTPTSSPAAGTTGSATPAAAGGGGGSNVSLTGAGASFPAPLYQRWFSEYNKQNPNVQVSYQSVGSGAGVEQFTQGTVNFGASDTGMKPEEITKVAKGAVLLPMTAGSIVLGYNLPDVKGLKLPRAVYTDIFLGKIKNWNDPRIAQANPGLTLPDRPITVIHRSDGSGTTSVFTQHLSAISPAWKSGPGAGKTVNWPVGVGAKGNEGVTAQLLQSDGAIGYVEYGYAKQQNIPTAALENKSGKFIEPSGETAANALAAVTLPADLQAYIADPEGENSYPIVTYTWIMAYKTYEDPQKAQALKNVLKWSLTEGQKYSEELGYVPLPQPVVTKVQAAVDSIKP from the coding sequence ATGCGTTCAAAACCACGGGCTTTTCTAATTCCTGCGATCGCCCTCTCACTGAGTGTGGCTGCCTGTCAGTCACCAAATACCACTCCTACCAGCAGTCCAGCGGCAGGAACAACAGGTAGCGCCACTCCTGCTGCCGCAGGCGGTGGCGGCGGTAGCAACGTCAGCCTCACAGGTGCCGGTGCTAGTTTTCCAGCTCCTTTGTATCAGCGGTGGTTCTCTGAGTACAACAAGCAAAATCCCAACGTCCAAGTCAGCTATCAATCGGTTGGCAGCGGCGCTGGTGTGGAACAGTTCACTCAGGGAACCGTAAACTTTGGTGCCAGCGACACGGGGATGAAACCAGAGGAAATCACCAAGGTTGCCAAGGGTGCCGTGTTATTACCTATGACAGCAGGCAGCATTGTTCTCGGCTACAACCTACCCGATGTCAAGGGTCTGAAACTACCGCGTGCCGTTTACACCGATATTTTCTTAGGCAAAATTAAGAACTGGAATGACCCCAGAATTGCCCAAGCTAATCCGGGATTGACATTACCAGACCGACCAATCACAGTTATCCATCGCTCGGATGGTAGTGGTACTACAAGTGTCTTTACGCAACACCTAAGTGCGATTAGTCCGGCATGGAAAAGTGGTCCTGGGGCAGGTAAAACTGTCAACTGGCCTGTCGGTGTGGGTGCCAAGGGCAACGAAGGCGTCACCGCTCAACTCCTGCAAAGTGATGGTGCCATCGGTTATGTTGAGTACGGCTACGCCAAGCAACAAAATATCCCCACAGCGGCGCTGGAAAATAAATCGGGCAAATTTATTGAACCCTCTGGCGAAACTGCGGCTAACGCACTAGCGGCAGTGACTCTTCCCGCAGATTTGCAGGCTTACATTGCCGATCCTGAAGGCGAGAATTCTTACCCGATTGTCACCTATACCTGGATCATGGCTTACAAAACCTATGAAGACCCCCAAAAGGCACAAGCTTTAAAGAATGTTCTTAAGTGGAGCTTAACCGAGGGGCAGAAATACAGTGAAGAGCTAGGATACGTGCCTCTTCCCCAGCCTGTTGTTACCAAAGTTCAAGCAGCAGTGGATAGCATTAAGCCGTAA
- a CDS encoding iron uptake porin: MSKILWNTLKLGPTILGASLLVCSSTLAAQTSDTQMASEPITATNQVTDLLKPADQSPQAQQTPVQELVVQPEVSSIPVFSNSKSAQQTPVAEAELVSPKPVLADNAIAQPTADAVPTSQNSEVLEQLDQYTNEAGTADSMDQVTNVSQLQDVEPTDWAYEALRSLVERYGCIAGYPDGTFRGNRALSRYEFAAGMNACLLQIEKLIAASSADFVTKEDLATLQRLIDEFGAELATLRTRVDNLEGRTAFLESHQFSTTTKLTGEVIFALADVFGEEKAGGGDVDANLIFADRARLNFDTTFTGKDRLRTRLQARNIVSFGTDITGTNMTRLGFDGDNQNDVAIDDFFYRFPIGDKLLIQIDAANVEFNDNVYTFNPNFESSGSGSISRFGRFNPIYRLGSDGTGLTATYNFSKALNLSLGYLAPRGNDPSNGSGEFSGAYAGLAQLVFRPSDALNLGLVYAHTYENEEKRVSFMSSTGSRFANQPFGNIATSGNHYGLNASFRFGPGITLSGWAGYSVATAEISPAGLATTGSNADIWNWAVSLAFPDLGKKGNLLGFIFGMPPKVTDNDVSNRSDQDTSYHVEALYRYRLTDNIDLTPGLLVILNPEHNDNNDTLYVGTLRTTFKF; encoded by the coding sequence ATGTCTAAAATTTTGTGGAATACTCTAAAATTAGGACCGACTATCCTGGGTGCGTCCTTATTAGTTTGCAGTAGCACGCTTGCCGCACAGACGTCTGACACTCAGATGGCGAGCGAGCCGATAACTGCCACCAACCAGGTGACTGATTTATTAAAACCAGCCGACCAATCTCCGCAAGCGCAGCAGACACCTGTTCAAGAACTGGTTGTTCAACCAGAAGTTAGTTCGATTCCAGTTTTCAGTAACAGCAAGTCTGCTCAACAGACGCCGGTTGCCGAAGCTGAATTAGTTAGCCCGAAACCAGTTTTAGCAGATAACGCGATCGCTCAACCCACTGCGGATGCTGTCCCTACAAGCCAAAACAGCGAAGTTTTAGAACAACTCGACCAATACACCAATGAAGCCGGTACAGCCGACTCGATGGATCAAGTCACCAACGTGTCGCAGTTGCAGGACGTAGAACCGACGGATTGGGCTTACGAAGCATTGCGAAGTCTGGTAGAACGCTATGGTTGTATCGCCGGATATCCCGATGGCACCTTCCGGGGCAATCGGGCACTGTCGCGTTATGAATTTGCGGCTGGGATGAACGCTTGTTTGCTGCAAATCGAAAAATTGATTGCAGCAAGTTCGGCTGACTTTGTTACCAAAGAAGATTTAGCGACGCTACAGCGGCTAATTGATGAATTTGGGGCAGAATTAGCCACCTTAAGAACGCGAGTAGATAACTTAGAAGGTCGCACAGCTTTTCTGGAAAGCCATCAATTTTCTACGACGACCAAGCTGACTGGCGAAGTTATCTTCGCTCTGGCTGACGTTTTCGGTGAAGAAAAGGCTGGCGGGGGCGACGTAGACGCTAACCTCATTTTTGCTGACCGCGCCCGTCTGAATTTTGATACTACCTTCACTGGCAAAGACCGCCTGAGAACCCGCCTGCAAGCTAGAAACATCGTCTCCTTTGGTACAGATATAACCGGAACCAACATGACCCGTTTGGGTTTTGACGGAGATAACCAGAATGATGTAGCAATTGACGACTTTTTCTATCGTTTTCCAATCGGTGATAAGCTCTTAATCCAAATCGATGCCGCCAACGTTGAATTCAATGACAACGTCTACACCTTCAACCCCAATTTCGAGAGTAGCGGAAGTGGCTCTATCTCACGATTTGGGCGATTCAACCCCATTTACCGACTAGGTTCTGATGGGACTGGGTTGACTGCGACCTACAACTTTAGCAAGGCATTAAACCTCTCTTTAGGTTATCTAGCCCCTAGAGGTAACGATCCTTCAAACGGTTCTGGGGAATTTAGTGGTGCCTATGCAGGTTTAGCTCAACTTGTTTTCCGACCCAGTGACGCTCTCAATCTGGGTTTGGTGTATGCCCATACTTATGAGAACGAAGAAAAACGTGTCAGCTTCATGTCGAGTACGGGTAGTAGATTTGCCAATCAACCCTTCGGGAACATTGCGACTTCAGGCAATCACTACGGACTGAATGCCAGCTTCCGATTTGGTCCTGGCATTACCCTCTCAGGCTGGGCAGGTTACTCAGTAGCTACAGCTGAAATTAGCCCGGCTGGTCTGGCAACTACAGGATCTAATGCAGATATTTGGAACTGGGCTGTAAGCTTAGCCTTCCCAGACTTGGGTAAAAAAGGCAACCTGCTTGGTTTCATATTTGGAATGCCGCCTAAAGTAACCGACAACGATGTTAGTAACCGTAGCGATCAGGACACCTCCTATCATGTAGAGGCTCTGTATCGCTATCGGCTGACTGACAACATCGACCTCACCCCAGGTTTGTTGGTGATTCTTAATCCAGAACACAACGACAACAACGACACGCTCTACGTAGGAACGCTGCGAACAACCTTTAAGTTCTAA
- the rplS gene encoding 50S ribosomal protein L19, producing the protein MNAQEIIRSIEAEHLKKELPLIYVGDTVRVGVVIQEGGKERTQPYEGVVIAKGGSSSINSTITVRRVFQGVGVERVFLIHSPRVESIKIIRRGKVRRAKLYYLRDRVGKATRVKQRFDRSL; encoded by the coding sequence ATGAACGCTCAGGAAATCATCCGCTCAATTGAAGCGGAGCATCTGAAAAAAGAGTTGCCCCTTATCTATGTGGGTGACACCGTTAGGGTTGGGGTAGTTATCCAGGAAGGCGGTAAAGAACGGACGCAGCCCTATGAAGGCGTCGTCATTGCCAAGGGCGGTAGCAGCAGCATTAACAGTACGATTACCGTGCGGCGAGTATTTCAGGGAGTAGGCGTTGAGCGAGTATTCCTGATCCATTCTCCCCGAGTTGAAAGTATCAAGATTATTCGTCGGGGTAAGGTGCGTCGTGCTAAACTGTACTATCTGCGCGATCGCGTCGGGAAAGCCACTCGCGTTAAACAACGCTTTGACCGTAGCCTGTAG